One Eptesicus fuscus isolate TK198812 chromosome 13, DD_ASM_mEF_20220401, whole genome shotgun sequence genomic window, GTACCAAATGCCAAATCCATTCATCGACCTCTttttggaaataaagttttattgaaacacagtcaTGCCCATTCATTGGCATACTGTTAGGTCTGCTTTCATTGTAACTGCAGACTTGAGTAGTTTCCATCCAGACCATAAGACTTGCAAAGCCTAAGATATCTACTCtatggccctttgcagaaaaagcTCACTGACACTCAGAATAGATGCAGCGTCCTCTCCCTCACTGGGAGGCAGCCAAACAGAACTGGCATGCGCAGTGCCTTTCTCCAGACAGGCCTAGCCGTCCCCGAGCAGTGAGCAGAGCTGGGCGGGGGCTCCGGGTGGGACCAAGGCTGCAGCCCGCAGCGCACTGTGGAAACGGGAAGCTACTGTGGCTGACACTGGGTTTTATTGGCCTCCCCAGTTCCTCGGGTAGGAAAGGGAGGGTGCTAAATACATGTTTGCTAAATACTTCTTAAACGAGAAAGGAATTGGGGCCTGCGGTGTAGAAGCTGAGTTTCAGCAGAGCCCCTCTGGGAGGCATTGACAGTCAAGGGCCTGGACGCCTGCAGCCCAGAACGGAAATCTCCTCTCCTCCTTGGAGACAATACAGCTGGTCTCAGCCTCTTCGGCCGCTACCACCACCGGTGGAGGTGATGAAATAACGATTATAACTCAGCACTGTTCTAGGTCCTTTACAGGTAGccattaatttttattctcttgacagaagttctaatttcatttcattttacagatggggaaactgaggtgcagaggaactaggtaacttgcccaaggaaaaacagctagtaagtggctgaGCCAGAATTTGAAAATAGGATGATCTTtgtagctgggggggggggggggggggggggggggaatgggttGCTAGGATGACAGAGATGCTGGCTCTTTCATTGAATCCctgagctttcttttttctttttgttgttatctgagaatttgttcattttttaaacaaatcttaAGGAACGTGCCTGTGACTTTCTGTTTTGTCTGTAACTGGTCTAGAGGCGGGCATGTTACCAGTTCTGGGCAACAAGATGTGAGACGCCTGCGGGGGCATCTGAAGGCGATTTCCAACCATGAATGACCCACCCACAGACGGGAAAGATGCCACCTGGGCCCAGCGCTCCTGCTCCCGGACGCCGAGCCACCATCTCTCCCAGAGTGTGTGCCTCGGAACCCCTTACCAGTGAGATTGATGAACCCTCCTGTTGAAACCATTTTTAGTCAGACATTCATTCTGTCACACAGACATCCTCCTCTCCATTACCCAGTTGTATTTCCTCAGTGGATCTTATCACTATCAGAGAGTCTCTTATTACCAGTTAGCTTCCTGGtcttctcccccctctcccccgacaCTCCCTCTTCTGGAACATAAGCTCCGGAGAACAGGGCTCCCACCTCCACCATGCACTGCTCTGTCTCCAGCACCCAGACCATGTCCGGTCCAAGTGTCAGGGAATCTAAATGTAAACCAGAGGCTCACAGTTCAGTGGGGAAACAGAAGAATAAAGTTATAACACAACATAGCAAATGCCGTGCTGGAAGCAAAACTCCCCGGGGACGAGGTCTGCTGAGGAACTGTGCCGGGTGAGGCTGCTGTTGCCCGTCTGGCCTCAGActcactctccccttccccagactttcacaggaaagaggagaaaacctGTCATTTTGAAGCTTCTCTTAAAAAGAGATCACTCGgggattttcttgtttgtttgttttcttgttaatgCTATGTTATCTAATTAGTCTTatgtttctttcttataaatCTGTCTTCAGTGAAGCTGGTATTTACGGACAGTCTGCTCCGAGTTCTCTGGCCCGAACATAGGCAGGGTTGTATTTCAATTTCCCTACATCCTTTATGTCAGAGCACAGCAAACTGTTGTTTGTTCTTAATTTCCAAGGgcgctacatttttttttttttccagagaggaagggagagggagagaaagaatcatcaatgattagagagaatctttgactggctgcctcctgcatgccccacagtggggatcgagcctgcaactccggcaatgtgccctgaccgggaatctaacagtgacctcctggttcataggtcgacactcaaccacctgagccacactggccaggcaggggtgctacatttaatttaaaatgttttgaaggcAATATTCAATACAAGGAGCTGTATTTTCAATAATGGAAATAATGGTGAAGAGTGattatttttaagagttttaaaCCAGAAAATCCTTCTTTAAGTGAAAACGTGTGTTTCTGTTTACAgttatatgcaaaaataaatcaGCAAGAGCTATTGTTTTGGGAGGTAATCGAATACAGATGTTTTGGGCGAAGCTGTGGCCTTCCCTGTGGGTGGGGAGATATGGCACATGTTGGAGAGAACCCCGTTTCTAAAGACACGGGCACTTCTCGGCAGCCGGCGCTTTGTGCTGGCTCCTGTGAGTTAAGTGCGCTCTTCTGGGGGCTGTTGCTTGCAGAAGGGATGTGCAGGCCCAGGCATCAGCACCTGCTAACGGAACAGAGCTGGACTTGGCTTTCCCGATCCAGGACTAGCCCGTTCGTGTCCTTCAGGACGGAATCAGATTATTGTGTTTTGATGCAAATGCCCTATGAGCTTGAGTGATTGAACTATCCTGGAAATGGACCATATTGTGTTATGACACCATTGTCCTCAACAACCATGTAAACAAAAATGTACTGATGTTGGACTCTTGTGCTCTGATGTGATTGTCCGTGAatgtggggggagtgggaggtCCACTGTCAGTAATCCTAGGAAAAGGGAAATCTTGGGATGGAAAGAGTGGGAAGGGAcacttctctctcctttatggTAGAGATCAGCAAACTTTTCTGTAATGATCCAGATAATAGCTAGTTTGGGCTTTGCTAAATGTCAACTGAGCTCAAAAGAGTCTGGAGCTGTGGCTAGAAATAAGTGACAAAGATTTATTTAATGGTCTTAGGGTTTGCAAACCAGAAACACAACTAGGCAATATCTAGAGGGTTCTGAAAGGGAAAGAATAGCTGAGGGTTcttacaataaaaagtatattcttGAGGAAAATCAGTTCTACATTCCTAGCCCCCGAATTGGTTCAAGATGGTCATTGTCATATGTGTGGTGGTAATCAGCAGATGTCCAGTGGCCTAGACATCGGAACATTTTCTTGTTGACGTCATTCAGCTGGTTACCTGGAGGTTTGCTGCATGTCCAGTCATTAACACACGATGTACTGGTGTGCTTCCAGGTATTGACACAGAATGGAAAGTTCAAAAGTTTAAGTCCCCAgagtcatttaaaacaaaaataatcatttcCCTATGCCTCAGCCCACTTGAAGTTAATCATTTAGCAGCTTGACTCCACCTTACTTCTTTACTCTATTCCTCACAGGTCATGCATACAGTTGCTGTCACACTATTCAACTCTGGCATTATAGCACGAaaacagccacagacaatatgtaaattcATGGTCATGTCTCAGTAAGACTTTACAACACAGGCAGCAGGCTGGCTCTGGCTCATGGGCCATAGTTTGTCAACCTCTGCTTTAGAACGACGTGGGTGATGGTGCCTAGGAAGAGAGCATAGGCATGCCATCAGGATAAAAGCTAGCTCTAAGGAGATACTGGGCTGAGAGCTATGCCAACAGAACCCTCTCAGGAGGCGGGCTCTGAAGACTGTGTCTAACAGCAGCTGTAATTAGCGCCTGCAATGGGCTTGCTAACTCCTAAGCTTCTCTTCAGGTAGGTGTGTTGAGGGAAGTAAGAGAAGACCCTGACTCATCCTTGGGACCCAGGAGCAAAGCAACAGCTGTTCTCTGACCCCAGAGGTAGTGGTGGTACCAGGGGCCCCGCTGAAGATGGGGTCTCCAGGGAAGGCAAGAGTTGAAGAGGGAAGTCTGTctgtgggagagaggaggaagcagcCCCAAGGAAATGAGTGCTGAATAATTTCAGGCATTGCTCTGTAGGGAGGAGTGGGCTTGAGCCTTCATAAGCAAGATGCTTGAGGaacattatattttcttttataatcacAGGGAGTGAAGACTAGACACAGAGTAGGTGGTCAACCAGTTGCCTCTAGGTTTACTGACGGCTACAACCTTGTCTTAGACAAACGCTCCAGCGCCCCAGCCATTAGCCTCCACTCAGCACATTGACCACAACCATTAGAACCAAGGACTGACGTCAACTGGGTAAGTCAAGGAAGTGCCTTCAATTGTGGTCACAAGGTGTCATGCAGATCTGCTCAGCTTCTGCCCCACCAGGAAGAAAAGGCCTTCGTTGTTGGCCACGGTGGAAGAATAACTTTGTGAGATCACATCAAACTGCTTGATGGCATAGCCGGCCTCTCTCACAGCAGCCTCGACTGCCTCCCGGtccagggagaggctggagaaCCTCTGCTCCCCAATCATGTAGTAACTGCTCTTCAGGGCATCCACGACCACCAGATAGCCCCCCGGCTTGAGCAGGCTGCTGAGGTTCTTGAGGGCTGTGTGGTAGGTGGGGAGGTCTGGGCAGGCGGCGTCCAGGCACAGCGTGCTGAGCAGGCAGTCCgccaggggcagggaggcggcACCCAGTGGCCGGCTCTGGGTCACATCACACTTCAGGACCTGCTTGACTGCCCGCCTCagtttctcctccttctcttgcaCCTTCACTCTGAAACACAAAAACCAACAAACATTGTGCTACCTCACTCGTGGGGACCACAGATCTCTTTGCTCGGGGCTGAAAATCTTAGCGTTGTCCCAAGTGTTGTATCTTTAaggaaggagaaatgagaaaccttattatatttcattttattttgttttcaggggagagcagtcccCCACGACCACAAatatgcagtcgagtttcccacatgTGGTGAAAtcacaggggtcagcacatctggagtgcaatggataagcctcacCCTGGGAAAACACCTTTGTGATCATGGTACCCCCTCCcattcccccccaacccccctccaggTAAGTATGATGAGAAACCATTTTTGTATCTGAATTGTAGACACGTTCCCCTGTGCTGGGCTGAATCTCTTTATGtggaaatgataataaaatacctaGCTGCCCACTTCTGAACTGGCCTGCCCCCATGAAATTACTCTTCCTCCACTGCTTAAACCAGCACCTGGCTcattgattattatttattaactagaggcccggtgcatgaaaattcatgcactagagggggggtccctcagcccaacctgccccctctcacagtctgggagccctcaggggtgggaggcaacctggcgatcaggagaaggtgacgccccatcacacctctgctgctaccactgccggtAGCACAATCCTCagccggtcctggttacctgagcctcgggcagccctggaggactggggggttgaggggactgggggactctggaggcaggtgccctggtggggctgaggggactaggggccgccatatttgagggtgtggcagtcaattagcatattccctctttattggctgcgggcactgccatctttgagggcgtggaagtcaattagcatattccttccttattggctgtgggcactgctatctttgagggcatagaagtcaattagcatattccctccttattggctgtgggcactgccatatttgagggtgtgacagtcaattagcatattcccttcttattggctgtgggcgctgccatctttgtgatggtgtgagggtcaattagcatattccttttttattggataggattattatttatttattatttattattactattgtccCTCTACCAAATTGCAAGGTATGGCCATTTGACCCACACATATCAGGCAATAATGGGTTTAAAATGCTGAAATGGTGTTTTGTAGTAGCGGCTGATTAATGAGGGGAGTGGGGTCATCCATAGACATTTTTAGAAACTCTTAATCACTATCACACCACTGTGGCTAGGGCCTCTCTAGAGAGGAGGAAACTACTAATTGCCCTTCTCAGGCTCCAAAACAGATTGCAGTAGAGAGTGTGTTTCTAAAGCAGATCCTTTTCTCAGCCTTGCTAGGAGTCCTGTCCTCCTCTGCCAAGTCAGTGGGGTTTCTTGAGAGAAAAATCAGTCAATGACGGGAGCAAAGGAGGCAAGGGCAGGTGATGGAATAGAGTGCCTGGGTCTGCTCATAAATtgttaaggaaggaaggaacaaactggtaaattaaaaaaacatgtagAATGCATGAGAGAAACCggagaaacaaaggagaaagaggaagcatCAAATCAGAGAggtgagagaagggaaggagtgagggtgCAAAGTGCCCAGAAGGCCTCGGAGCCCGAATAATAGGAGTGCTGATTGGGTATCCAGCCTCTGAGGAAGCTAATCGGTGAAGCACCAGGTTGCAAATCCAGGCTTCTGTGCAGAGAACACATAGTCTCTTGGCTCCCGAAGAGAGCAGTCACTTGGCCAACAGGCTTGGTGGAGACAGCAGAGGATGGCCCGACATCAGAGCAGGTGAGAGAGCGCGAGGAAAAGTCAATGGTTTAAATGAAACGTGGAGGTTTACCTCCCGGTGGAATGATCTGAGATAATAGCCATTAGTTGTGGACATCCTATATAAATACTTAGTTTAAATCTTAAGCCTGCAGCATATAATCAGTTTTTGCAACatcctttatatttattataattttccgTTTAAGAAACTTagcaataaacatatgaaaagatgcttaacatccttgaccatcaaggaaatgcaaatcaaactctgagctaccacttcacacccactaggatgtctataataaaaaaacagGTAATAGCAAGTGTTGACAAGGTAGTGGGAAAGCTAGTGAAATGGTTCAGCTACTCAGGGAAACACTCTGGAAGTTCCTCAAAGATTAAACCTagagttaccacatgacccaggaATGCCACTCATGGGTTTTCactaaagagaaatgaaaaatatggtcacacaaaaacttgtatataAGTATTtacagcagcactattcataatcGCCAAAGatagaaacaacttaagtgtccatcaacttgtgaatagataaataaaatgtagtctaactatacaatggactattactcagtgataaaaaaaggaataaacaatTGATATGTGCTACAATATGAAAGAACCTTAaacacattatgctaagtgaaagaaagccaggcacaaaagattacatattatatgattccagtTACAGGAAATGTGCAGAAAAGGCAAAGGAGACCGGTGGCTGCCAGGCATTGAGCGGATGGGGAAATGGGCGTGACTGCTAATGCACAGGGTATTTGTGGGAGTTAGGAAAATGTTCTAAGATTGTGTTGAAGTGTGAATATACTAATAACTACAGAAGTGCACACTTTAAATGGTTGAATgatatgttatgtgaattttatctcagtaaagctgttatatgagagagagagagagagagagagagagagagagagagattgacagagactcagagagagaaagCTTAGCAAGTTATTGGTTTCAGGGAATTCCTACCAACCAATAAACTGGTACACGCAGGGAAGAATTGCCTTTGATTGGGTAAAAGTGGTAGGAGGGTGACCAATCTGTCCTGATTGGTCTGGACTTTCTGGTTTTCTCACTGAAAACCCAGGTCCTGGGAACCCCTCTCAGCCTGGGTCAAAGCAGGACCGATAGTCATTCTAAAAGTGGGGAAATCAGTGACAAAGCTGCCAGCCGCCCTGATAGAACGTGGAGGTGTTCTTTGACAGGACATTTTAAGAATAGAAAAAACCCTACAATAATTCAACATAATGCAAGTCCTGTGTGAAGCACGGATTTGAATTGGTAAAttaatatagaataaaaaatttcaaGAACCCTAATGGATAACTTAAGTGTACACAAAAAGCTTAAGAAGTGACAACAGTGATGTTTGAACGTGTTAAAAGGTGATCTTCTATCCTGGGGACGTTTGGGGGATGTGTATCTAAGTGATTGCGGCAGAGCAGGCTGGACCTCTGTGGCCTTTTAAAGACACAAGCCACCACAGAACCAGTACTTGCTGCTCAGGTGAGGATGGCAATTGTTCCCAAACTGTGAGGCACGCTGTGAAGTCTAGAGAGCTCACAGAGAATGTGGCAATTTGAGAGGGAAATTTGTTCAAAACAGCCACTCTTGTGGATGTTTGCTTGTCCTTGGACGGAGAGCAAACATCGGTGAACTCCGTTGCCAAGGCAGCTGCGTAAAGATTACACCTCAGGGCTCCTCAGGGCGGCAAGTTCGCCTGCAGGGAAATGGACTCGCAATTACCACTCAGCCTCACATGTAGCTCATGGGGCGCGtaataaacacacacagaaaagccGCGTGCAGCTTTACAGAAAGCTAACAGCAGTGTGGCCATTTCTCTAGTTCTGAAGAAACACTCTCAAATGAATCAATATGCAAAAAGGGCAGCGATTTCCCCTGTAAATATGCCACCTCTAAAAGccggagggagcagggagggggtgaaCAGATAGAGCAGCCCTCCTGGGAAGAAGGCTTTGAAGCAGGTCTTCCCACACCGAGTATCCATCCCGAGATCTGGAGGAGGCCCCTCCTGCCCGATCTCTGCAAGGCAGGTGGCCGATCAGAatccccccccctacccccgcctAAGCTGTTTTCTATTGCACTCACCTCCCCCAAGCCCCACCCCAGAGGTTCCACCTGGGCCTCCTGAGGGAGAGCCATCAGACgtgtaaaggaaataaaaagctaaataagCTTGGATGTAAGGATGTAAGGATCATAAGAACAAGGAATAATCGTTGGTAAATGTTCGGCGAGGCCAGCTGGGTCAGGTGAAGGCAGTTCTAGGAGAGCATCTGCAGGGAGGGCGCACGCAGTCAGTATTTTACAGGATCTTTTGAACCTCTAGTAGGTGCCAGGAAGAGCTCATGCAATGATCATCCACGAAAATGAAAGATTAAAGCTGTGGCAAGTGCTAGGAAGGGGAGGGACCTGGCGCCAATGGAGGAATGTCGGGAGCTCGACTTGGTCAGAGTATCAGCAAAGCTCCTCCACAAAGAGACCAGGTCAGCCGAGACAGAGAGGCTGCAGAAGGGAGCGCTGACTAAGCCAAGCGAGTACGGAGGGAGGAGAATATTCCAGTAAGAGGACCGAGCAAGTGCAAAGGCTCACACTTGCAAAGCCTGCATGCAAAGGCGGAGGGACGCAGAGAGGACAATGGAGTAAAGGTGGGCAAGCGGGGTCACAGGTCCAGAGGAGGCAGGGCTTTAGGGACCATGCTAAGAATTGTGCTTTTCGTCCTGAAAGCCATGGGAAGTCATTAGGGATGCTAAGGAAGGGAGTGATGCAAACAGATTCACATCTTGAGTTAATTATGTTGGGAGGAGAGTGGAGGTGGAAGGCCAGTTGGGAAGGAGATAGAAATGGAAATAGACCAGGGCAATGGAAAACACTGGAGGAAAGATACTGGTTCAAGAGCGACTCAGGCAGTAACACAGAACGTGGTGCTGGGCCCGGAGCATGACTGCGAGGGAGATGGCAAGGTTGGCTTCCAGGCCGTGTTTGTCCACGTATATGATGGTGCCACTGGAGGCGATCGGAACACCAGCAATGGAGCAGATCTGGGGAGGATCCCAGCTCGCCTGGAGCACATTGGGCTTGAATCGCTCTGAGACACGAGAGAATGTGGACAAGTGGAAGGAAGTGGCCAGTTGAAggctcccaccctgccctgctaATTTCCCCAAGAGGTCGTGCCGAGGGCACCATGTGAGAGAAGGGCAGACTTACACAGGCAGGAACTTTCCCAGGGGCCCCTGAAACAACTGTCACGACCATCAGGCTCCTGATGTCGAGAAAGAACATCAGCCTTTACAAGGCATGAGAGCAGAGGTGCTTTGGAATCGAGGCATTTCACTCGTTTAGGGAACAGATATGGCACAACTGTGTCCATCTGGGACGACAGACAAACATCTTTTCAAGCAGATTGGAAATCTGAGTAGAGAGAACATTTACTTCAGAGAAACACCACCTCCGCAGGCGAGAGCTTGCCCCTCTCAAGTCCAGGGGTAAGTGGGGCAGCTGCTCTCGGGGAGGCGACGGGGCGGggctcggcctccccagcctctggctgtcTTGAGGGCTGAGAAGGCAGCTGGCAGAGCACACCTACCAGCTGCCCTGGCGCACCTGCTGGGAAGCTCTGCTCCAGACACCGGGGCCTCCCAAATGGTGAGACGCTTACAGTTCCCTGCAGACCTTGCGAAAACGAAGATCCTGATTTTGTCGATAGGGAGTGGGGACCAAGAGTCTACGTCTCTAaccagctcccaggtgatgtGGAAGCTGGTGGCTGGGGCCACCAGGCAATGTGTTCCAAGCTCCAGGAGCCAGCGGTTAATTAGTGCTCTTTCTAGGAGTTCGTAAGGCAAAACCTCATTTTTCTCGGTTCATGCTTGAGTAATTAGTTCTGTGTTAGTATTTGACATTCTCACTTGATAAATGAATAGTGTG contains:
- the NNMT gene encoding nicotinamide N-methyltransferase; the protein is SLAGVKGDLLIDIGSGPTIYQLLSACESFKTIIATDYTDQNLQELEKWLKKEPGAFDWSPVVTYVCELEGNRVKVQEKEEKLRRAVKQVLKCDVTQSRPLGAASLPLADCLLSTLCLDAACPDLPTYHTALKNLSSLLKPGGYLVVVDALKSSYYMIGEQRFSSLSLDREAVEAAVREAGYAIKQFDVISQSYSSTVANNEGLFFLVGQKLSRSA